One genomic region from Amycolatopsis sp. FBCC-B4732 encodes:
- a CDS encoding FadR/GntR family transcriptional regulator — MPVTDVAIDKIKDMIISGELAPGDRLPKEAELAQRLGLSRSSLREAVKALCLIRVLDVRQGDGTYVTSLEPNLLLDAMTFVVDFHRDDTVLDFLAVRRILEPAATALAALHMSDDDITELGQLLGELEDSPTVEALVANDLQFHRKIADGSGNPVLCSLLDSLSGPTARARIWRGLTQEGAVAKTREQHSAIYEAIAAREPELARSWATVHVAGVEQWLRNALGTADDPTTPDLTAEAS, encoded by the coding sequence ATGCCCGTCACCGATGTCGCGATCGACAAGATCAAGGACATGATCATCTCCGGCGAGCTGGCGCCGGGCGACCGGCTGCCCAAGGAGGCCGAGCTGGCCCAGCGGCTCGGGCTCTCGCGCAGCTCCCTGCGGGAGGCCGTCAAGGCGTTGTGCCTGATCAGGGTGCTCGACGTCCGCCAGGGCGACGGCACGTACGTCACCAGCCTCGAGCCGAACCTGCTGCTCGACGCGATGACGTTCGTCGTCGACTTCCACCGCGACGACACCGTGCTCGACTTCCTCGCCGTGCGGCGGATCCTGGAGCCCGCCGCGACCGCGCTGGCCGCGCTGCACATGAGCGACGACGACATCACCGAGCTGGGCCAGCTGCTCGGTGAGCTCGAGGACTCGCCGACGGTCGAGGCGCTGGTCGCCAACGATCTCCAGTTCCACCGCAAGATCGCCGACGGCTCCGGCAACCCGGTGCTGTGCTCGCTGCTCGACAGCCTCTCCGGGCCGACCGCGCGCGCCCGCATCTGGCGCGGCCTCACCCAGGAGGGCGCGGTCGCGAAGACGCGGGAGCAGCACTCGGCGATCTACGAGGCCATCGCGGCGCGCGAGCCGGAACTGGCGCGCTCGTGGGCGACCGTGCACGTCGCGGGCGTGGAGCAGTGGCTGCGCAACGCCCTGGGCACCGCGGACGACCCGACCACGCCGGACCTCACCGCCGAAGCCTCCTGA
- a CDS encoding ABC transporter permease, translating into MTDVMTSPQTELPAPPRRRKAGWLRELALLPALIVVFVIGGLVDDTFVGWSNIVSILTASAALSLVVLGESLVLITGKFDLSLESTMGLAPALGAMVVIPAASAGFGVELPAAIGLLIIPLCGALVGFVNGFLIVKLKLNAFIVTLAMLTVLRGVQVGSTQGKTLFNLPDSFTNLATTTFAGLPMSVWLAAALFAAAGWVLRYHRVGRALYAIGGNREAARAAGVRVDRIAWAVFVVAGILAAIGGLAYTGYVGALGANQGSGLILQVFAAAVIGGVSLDGGKGTLVGALTGVLLLSSVSSLLNYAHVRAEWQGAIYGAIILVALIIARYAGGKPQT; encoded by the coding sequence GTGACCGACGTGATGACCTCCCCGCAGACGGAGCTGCCCGCGCCACCCCGGCGCCGGAAGGCCGGCTGGCTGCGTGAACTGGCCCTGCTGCCCGCGCTGATCGTCGTGTTCGTGATCGGCGGCCTGGTCGACGACACCTTCGTCGGCTGGAGCAACATCGTCAGCATCCTGACCGCGTCGGCGGCGCTGTCGCTGGTCGTGCTGGGCGAGTCGCTGGTGCTGATCACCGGGAAGTTCGACCTGTCGCTGGAATCCACGATGGGCCTGGCGCCGGCGCTGGGCGCGATGGTCGTGATCCCGGCGGCGTCGGCCGGCTTCGGCGTCGAGCTGCCCGCGGCTATCGGCCTCCTGATCATCCCGCTGTGCGGGGCGCTGGTCGGGTTCGTCAACGGCTTCCTGATCGTGAAGCTGAAGCTGAACGCCTTCATCGTCACCCTGGCGATGCTCACCGTGCTGCGCGGTGTGCAGGTCGGGTCGACGCAGGGCAAGACGCTGTTCAACCTGCCGGACTCGTTCACGAACCTCGCCACGACGACGTTCGCCGGCCTGCCGATGTCGGTCTGGCTGGCTGCGGCGCTGTTCGCGGCCGCCGGCTGGGTGCTGCGCTACCACCGCGTCGGCCGCGCGCTGTACGCGATCGGCGGCAACCGCGAAGCCGCACGGGCGGCCGGCGTCCGCGTCGACCGGATCGCGTGGGCGGTGTTCGTCGTCGCCGGGATCCTCGCGGCGATCGGCGGGCTCGCGTACACCGGTTACGTCGGCGCGCTGGGCGCGAACCAGGGCTCCGGGCTGATCCTGCAGGTGTTCGCGGCGGCGGTGATCGGCGGCGTCTCGCTCGACGGCGGCAAGGGCACGCTCGTCGGCGCGCTGACCGGCGTCCTGCTGCTGTCGTCGGTGTCGAGCCTGCTGAACTACGCGCACGTCCGCGCGGAGTGGCAGGGCGCGATCTACGGCGCGATCATCCTGGTGGCGCTGATCATCGCCCGGTACGCCGGGGGAAAGCCCCAGACCTGA
- a CDS encoding sugar ABC transporter ATP-binding protein, with translation MTALPAGESAVPVVSAVGVGKRYGPTVALHDVSLTVHPGESHALVGRNGAGKSTLVSILTGLSATDTGHVEFGGAPAPALTRQDDWKARVACVYQHAMVVPQLTVAENLFLNRQAGGGFAIGWKSLRRQARELLDSWDVHVDVDTPAGELSVEDRQFVEIARALSYGARFIVLDEPTAQLDSQAIERLFDRMRQMQAGGVTFLFISHHLHEVYEVCQAVTVLRDAKHVLTAPVAEVGKAQLVDAMTGEPGGLSVRDAATRESLEPDAPEILAVDGLSGDGFSDVSFRLHRGEVVGFAGSNASGKHQVAETVYGLRTPSAGTVRVDGEPLRPGDIPAALRAGIGCVPRDRHHEGLVLEHSIADNATLSILDKLGRGGIASPGTRFAKASQALKDYDIVAASAEQPVSDLSGGNQQKIVLARALLSDPRVVVLINPTAGVDVKSKEALLAVVDRVRAEGKAVLIVSDELDDLRLSDRVLVLRAGSVVAEHQAGWSDGDLVADIEGVELS, from the coding sequence GTGACCGCGCTGCCCGCCGGCGAATCCGCCGTCCCGGTGGTCAGCGCGGTCGGAGTCGGGAAGCGCTACGGCCCCACCGTGGCGCTCCACGACGTCAGCCTCACCGTGCACCCCGGCGAGTCCCACGCGCTCGTCGGGCGCAACGGGGCCGGCAAGTCGACGCTCGTCTCCATCCTCACCGGCCTGTCCGCCACCGACACCGGGCACGTCGAGTTCGGCGGCGCGCCGGCCCCCGCGCTGACCAGGCAGGACGACTGGAAGGCGCGCGTCGCCTGCGTGTACCAGCACGCGATGGTCGTCCCGCAGCTCACCGTCGCCGAAAACCTGTTCCTCAACCGGCAGGCGGGCGGCGGGTTCGCGATCGGCTGGAAGTCGTTGCGGCGCCAGGCCCGCGAGCTGCTCGACTCGTGGGACGTGCACGTCGACGTCGACACCCCGGCCGGCGAGCTGTCGGTCGAGGACCGGCAGTTCGTCGAGATCGCCCGCGCGCTGTCCTACGGCGCCCGGTTCATCGTCCTCGACGAACCGACCGCGCAGCTGGACAGCCAGGCCATCGAGCGGCTCTTCGACCGGATGCGCCAGATGCAGGCGGGCGGGGTGACGTTCCTGTTCATCTCCCACCACCTGCACGAGGTGTACGAGGTCTGCCAGGCCGTCACGGTGCTGCGCGACGCGAAGCACGTGCTGACCGCGCCGGTGGCCGAGGTCGGCAAGGCGCAGCTGGTCGACGCGATGACCGGCGAACCCGGCGGCCTGTCGGTGCGCGACGCCGCGACGCGGGAGTCCCTCGAACCGGACGCCCCGGAGATCCTCGCGGTCGACGGCCTGTCCGGCGACGGCTTCTCCGACGTCTCCTTCCGGCTGCACCGCGGCGAGGTGGTCGGGTTCGCGGGCAGCAACGCCAGCGGGAAGCACCAGGTCGCCGAGACGGTCTACGGCCTGCGGACGCCGTCCGCGGGCACGGTCCGCGTCGACGGCGAGCCGTTGCGGCCGGGCGACATCCCGGCGGCGCTGCGGGCGGGCATCGGCTGCGTCCCGCGCGACCGGCACCACGAGGGCCTGGTGCTGGAGCACTCGATCGCCGACAACGCCACGCTGTCCATTTTGGACAAACTGGGCCGCGGCGGGATCGCTTCGCCGGGCACGAGGTTCGCGAAGGCGTCGCAGGCGCTGAAGGACTACGACATCGTGGCCGCGAGCGCCGAGCAGCCGGTGTCCGACCTTTCCGGCGGCAACCAGCAGAAGATCGTCCTGGCGCGGGCGTTGCTGAGCGACCCGCGCGTGGTCGTGCTGATCAACCCGACCGCCGGGGTGGACGTGAAGTCGAAGGAGGCGCTGCTCGCGGTCGTCGACCGGGTGCGCGCCGAGGGCAAGGCGGTGCTGATCGTCAGCGACGAGCTCGACGACCTGCGCCTGAGCGACCGGGTCCTGGTGCTGCGCGCCGGGTCCGTGGTCGCCGAGCACCAGGCCGGGTGGTCCGACGGCGACCTCGTGGCCGACATCGAAGGAGTCGAGCTTTCGTGA
- a CDS encoding sugar ABC transporter substrate-binding protein, translating into MITVAATAAVCGLVLAACGSTKDNATAPAAGGGSGGKVGATLPLLTSPFWQAYNNYVPQMAKSEGVDVLPAVNADSDPAKLITDIGTFLNQGVKGLVVTPLDSAAIVAGLKQAENKGVPVVAVDVAPESGKVAMVVRADNKAYGTKACDAIGAKVKSGKVVQIMGDLASVNGRDRSEAFRDCMKSKYPGVQVLEIPAEWKADKASSGLDSMLTANPDIKAVYMQAGGVYLAPTEQALKRKNLFFPVGDPKHIVLVSNDGIPQELAAIRAGELDATVSQPADAYAKYGLYWLKKAMAGETFKPGPTDHDSTIVEISPGILEDQLPAPVITKDNVDDKALWGNNL; encoded by the coding sequence GTGATCACGGTGGCCGCCACGGCCGCCGTCTGCGGCCTGGTACTGGCCGCCTGCGGGTCCACCAAGGACAACGCGACGGCGCCCGCGGCGGGGGGCGGCTCCGGCGGCAAGGTCGGCGCGACCCTGCCGCTGCTGACCTCGCCGTTCTGGCAGGCCTACAACAACTACGTGCCGCAGATGGCCAAGTCCGAGGGCGTCGACGTCCTCCCGGCTGTCAACGCGGACAGCGACCCGGCGAAGCTGATCACCGACATCGGCACGTTCCTCAACCAGGGCGTCAAGGGCCTGGTCGTGACGCCGCTGGACTCGGCGGCCATCGTCGCCGGGCTCAAGCAGGCCGAGAACAAGGGCGTGCCGGTCGTCGCGGTCGACGTCGCCCCCGAGAGCGGCAAGGTCGCCATGGTCGTGCGCGCCGACAACAAGGCGTACGGCACCAAGGCGTGCGACGCGATCGGCGCGAAGGTCAAGTCCGGCAAGGTCGTGCAGATCATGGGCGACCTCGCCTCGGTCAACGGCCGCGACCGCTCGGAAGCCTTCCGCGACTGCATGAAGTCGAAGTACCCGGGCGTCCAGGTGCTGGAGATCCCGGCCGAGTGGAAGGCCGACAAGGCGTCCTCCGGGCTGGACAGCATGCTGACCGCGAACCCGGACATCAAGGCCGTCTACATGCAGGCCGGCGGCGTCTACTTGGCCCCGACCGAGCAGGCGCTCAAGCGCAAGAACCTGTTCTTCCCGGTCGGGGACCCGAAGCACATCGTGCTCGTGTCCAACGACGGCATCCCCCAGGAGCTGGCCGCGATCCGCGCCGGCGAGCTCGACGCCACCGTGTCCCAGCCGGCCGACGCCTACGCGAAGTACGGCCTGTACTGGCTGAAGAAGGCCATGGCGGGCGAGACGTTCAAGCCGGGCCCGACCGACCACGACAGCACCATCGTCGAGATCAGCCCCGGCATCCTCGAGGACCAGCTGCCCGCGCCCGTCATCACCAAGGACAACGTGGACGACAAGGCCCTGTGGGGGAACAACCTGTGA
- a CDS encoding SDR family NAD(P)-dependent oxidoreductase, with the protein MSEFEGLVAAVTGGASGIGKAVATSLAERGARVAALDLKPGEDGIRCDVSSDDEVRSAIDAVVERFGRLDILVNNAGIGAQGDVSANDDDEWHRVFDVNVVGMVRLARAALPHLKNSPSAAIVNTCSIAAWAGLPNRALYSASKGAVLSLTLAMATDHLPDRIRVNCVCPGTADTPWVGRLLDAADDPAAERAALAARQPMGRLVTAEEVANAVVYLASPLSASTTGTALAVDGGMYGLRPRGPVQPQ; encoded by the coding sequence GTGAGTGAATTCGAGGGCCTGGTGGCCGCCGTCACCGGGGGCGCCTCGGGCATCGGCAAGGCCGTCGCGACCTCGCTGGCCGAACGCGGCGCGCGGGTGGCGGCCCTCGACCTGAAGCCCGGCGAGGACGGCATCCGCTGCGACGTCTCCTCCGATGACGAAGTCCGCTCGGCGATCGACGCCGTCGTGGAACGCTTCGGGCGCCTCGACATCTTGGTCAACAACGCGGGCATCGGCGCGCAGGGCGACGTCTCGGCCAACGACGACGACGAGTGGCACCGCGTGTTCGACGTCAACGTCGTCGGCATGGTCCGGCTCGCCCGGGCCGCACTGCCGCACCTGAAGAACTCGCCGTCCGCGGCGATCGTGAACACCTGCTCCATCGCGGCCTGGGCCGGCCTGCCCAACCGCGCGCTGTATTCGGCCAGCAAGGGCGCGGTGCTCTCGCTGACCCTGGCGATGGCGACCGACCACCTGCCGGACCGGATCCGCGTCAACTGCGTGTGCCCGGGCACGGCGGACACCCCGTGGGTGGGCCGCCTGCTCGACGCCGCCGACGACCCGGCGGCCGAACGCGCGGCCCTCGCGGCGCGCCAGCCGATGGGCCGGCTGGTCACCGCCGAAGAGGTCGCGAACGCCGTCGTCTACCTCGCCAGTCCGCTTTCCGCTTCGACCACCGGCACCGCGCTCGCGGTCGACGGTGGCATGTACGGCCTGCGCCCGCGCGGCCCCGTGCAACCCCAGTAG